A window from Armatimonas rosea encodes these proteins:
- the gcvPB gene encoding aminomethyl-transferring glycine dehydrogenase subunit GcvPB, translating into MEQTIFELSRPGRVGVRMPACDVPTKPLEALLPGVALRDELPLPELSEPEVVRHFVRISNLNYCVDKGLYPLGSCTMKYNPKINDVAVNMPGFARVHPYQPEETAQGAIEVLYEMQSWLSTILGMDAVSLQPAAGAHGELLGLMLIRAYHVHRGDGETRRLVLVPTAAHGTNPASAARCGYKVVDVKTNERGLTDLEHLKEQLAKNEGHIAGFMLTNPNTVGLFEEEILEISRLVHEAGGLMYCDGANMNALVGTVRPGDMGFDVMHVNLHKTFSVPHGGGGPGSGPVGVKKILEPFLPVPMAVKNDDGTFSLDSDRPLSIGKVGPYAGAYLAVVRSFAYLLHYGREKLPQISENSVLNASYLKAKLSKTFAVAYDRPCMHEAVFSLERLKKDYNVKALDVCKRIIDYGFHPPTMYFPLIVPECLMIEPTESESMETLDAFVEALEAIAQEAADTPALVQGAPYTAPVKRLDEPFAARNLDVAWK; encoded by the coding sequence ATGGAACAAACAATCTTTGAACTCTCTCGCCCCGGCCGTGTGGGTGTCCGCATGCCCGCTTGCGATGTGCCGACCAAGCCGCTGGAGGCGCTCTTGCCTGGGGTCGCCCTGCGCGACGAGCTCCCGCTACCCGAGCTCTCCGAGCCGGAGGTCGTGCGGCACTTTGTGCGTATCTCGAACCTGAACTACTGCGTCGACAAGGGCCTCTACCCGCTGGGCTCCTGCACGATGAAGTACAACCCCAAGATCAACGATGTCGCCGTGAACATGCCCGGCTTCGCCCGCGTGCACCCCTACCAGCCGGAGGAGACCGCACAGGGCGCGATCGAGGTGCTCTACGAGATGCAGAGCTGGCTCTCGACGATCCTGGGCATGGACGCGGTCAGCCTCCAGCCCGCCGCGGGTGCCCACGGTGAGCTGCTCGGGCTGATGCTGATCCGCGCCTACCATGTCCACCGCGGCGATGGCGAGACCCGGCGTCTCGTGCTGGTTCCCACGGCTGCTCACGGGACCAACCCGGCATCGGCGGCGCGCTGTGGCTACAAGGTGGTGGATGTCAAGACCAATGAGCGCGGCCTGACCGATCTTGAGCACCTCAAGGAGCAGCTCGCCAAGAACGAGGGGCATATCGCGGGCTTCATGCTCACCAACCCCAACACGGTCGGGCTGTTTGAGGAGGAGATTCTCGAGATCTCGCGCCTGGTCCACGAGGCGGGCGGGCTGATGTACTGCGACGGTGCGAACATGAACGCGCTGGTGGGGACGGTGCGCCCCGGCGACATGGGCTTCGATGTGATGCACGTCAACCTGCACAAGACCTTCTCGGTCCCCCACGGCGGCGGCGGCCCCGGCTCCGGCCCGGTGGGCGTGAAGAAGATCCTGGAGCCGTTCCTCCCCGTGCCGATGGCGGTCAAGAACGACGACGGCACGTTCTCGTTGGACTCAGACCGCCCGCTCTCCATTGGCAAGGTCGGGCCGTACGCGGGGGCCTACCTTGCGGTGGTGCGCTCCTTTGCCTACCTGCTGCACTACGGTCGCGAGAAGCTGCCGCAGATCAGCGAGAACAGCGTCCTGAATGCGAGCTACCTTAAGGCCAAGCTCTCCAAGACCTTCGCGGTGGCCTACGACCGGCCCTGCATGCACGAGGCGGTCTTCTCCCTGGAGCGGCTGAAGAAGGACTACAATGTCAAGGCGCTGGATGTCTGCAAGCGCATTATCGACTACGGCTTCCACCCCCCGACCATGTACTTCCCGCTGATCGTCCCCGAGTGTCTGATGATCGAGCCCACGGAGTCGGAGAGCATGGAGACCCTGGATGCGTTTGTGGAGGCGCTGGAGGCGATCGCGCAAGAGGCCGCCGACACCCCCGCCCTGGTGCAGGGCGCGCCCTACACCGCCCCGGTCAAGCGCCTCGACGAGCCCTTTGCCGCACGTAACCTGGATGTCGCCTGGAAATAA
- the ppdK gene encoding pyruvate, phosphate dikinase, producing the protein MATQKRVWLFRDGDKSMRDLLGGKGANLAEMTNIGLPVPPGFTITTEVCTDYYAEGRKLPAGLLEEMKAALADVEKQLGKTFGDVKNPLLLSVRSGAKFSMPGMMDTVLNLGLNDAIVEEYVKVADPRFVYDSYRRFIMMLSDVAFSDKFDHITKHDFEHKFYDLKARLGVKEDLEVPAESLKELCAEYQAHVLKQTGSPFPQDPIAQLTAAVEAVFRSWNNERAFIYRRKEKIDDSIGTAVNVQAMVFGNQGDDCGTGVAFTRNASTGENVIFGEYLMNAQGEDVVAGVRTPMPISELQKANPEIYKQFEDTCAILEKHYKDMQDIEFTIEHGKFFILQCRSGKRTGPAAVKIAVDHVKEGLITKEEAIARVEPNLLTQCLLPVIPANAKYKVIAKGLPAGPGAATGIAVFSSDKAAELGKGGAGQRVILVRADTNPDDLKGMLAAQGVLTERGGMTSHAALVARGFGIPTVAGCSEIAVSETSFIVHATGQVIKEGDFISLNGAAGEVIEGQVPVEEAKMTGDFGEFLGWADEFRGKFGVRANSDTPADTELAIKLGAEGIGLCRTEHMFFEGERRPVVQRMILAKNDAERQKALDDLLVFQREDFKGIFEALGGRPATIRLIDPPLHEFLPHAGEVAAELRELLNRGATGATVAEKATLLAAIESMHEINPMMGLRGVRLSIYMPQIVEMQTRAILEGAAAVIKAGGQAVPEIMIPLVGHVNELKFVKDRLEATAQKVVAEQGVEIPYQFGTMIEVPRGALTADEIAVEASFFSFGTNDLTQMTFGFSRDDSDKFLRPYVEHKILPGDPFESIDQTGVGELMKIAIAKGRSVRPDIKLGICGEHGGEPTSVQFCYKIGLNYVSCSPYRVPIARLAAAQAALGKGVSDK; encoded by the coding sequence ATGGCGACACAGAAGCGTGTCTGGCTCTTCCGTGATGGTGACAAGAGCATGCGTGATCTCCTCGGCGGTAAGGGTGCAAACCTCGCTGAGATGACCAATATCGGACTGCCCGTTCCCCCTGGCTTTACGATTACGACCGAAGTCTGTACCGACTACTACGCGGAGGGCCGCAAGCTCCCCGCCGGTCTCCTCGAGGAGATGAAGGCCGCGCTGGCCGATGTCGAGAAGCAGCTGGGCAAGACCTTTGGTGATGTGAAGAACCCGCTTCTTCTCTCGGTGCGCTCTGGGGCGAAGTTCTCGATGCCCGGAATGATGGACACGGTTCTCAACCTTGGCCTCAACGATGCGATTGTCGAGGAGTATGTCAAGGTCGCCGATCCGCGCTTTGTCTACGACTCCTACCGCCGCTTTATCATGATGCTCTCCGATGTGGCTTTCTCCGATAAGTTCGACCACATCACCAAGCATGACTTCGAGCACAAGTTCTACGACCTGAAGGCGCGCCTTGGGGTGAAAGAGGACCTGGAAGTGCCCGCCGAGAGCCTCAAGGAGCTCTGCGCCGAGTACCAGGCCCACGTGCTGAAGCAGACCGGCTCGCCGTTCCCGCAGGACCCGATCGCGCAGCTGACCGCTGCCGTCGAGGCGGTCTTCCGCTCCTGGAACAACGAGCGCGCCTTTATCTACCGCCGCAAGGAGAAGATCGACGACTCCATCGGGACCGCGGTCAATGTCCAGGCGATGGTCTTTGGAAACCAGGGCGACGACTGTGGCACCGGTGTTGCCTTCACCCGCAACGCCTCGACCGGTGAGAACGTGATCTTTGGCGAGTACCTGATGAACGCCCAGGGCGAGGATGTCGTGGCCGGTGTGCGCACCCCCATGCCCATCTCCGAGCTGCAGAAGGCCAACCCCGAGATCTACAAGCAGTTCGAGGACACCTGTGCGATTCTTGAGAAGCACTACAAGGACATGCAGGATATCGAGTTCACCATCGAGCATGGCAAGTTCTTTATCCTCCAGTGCCGCTCCGGTAAGCGCACCGGCCCCGCCGCCGTGAAGATCGCGGTGGACCATGTCAAAGAGGGCCTGATCACCAAGGAAGAGGCGATTGCCCGTGTCGAGCCTAATCTCTTGACCCAGTGCCTCCTGCCGGTGATCCCTGCCAACGCCAAGTACAAGGTGATCGCCAAGGGCCTGCCCGCTGGCCCCGGTGCCGCCACTGGTATCGCGGTCTTCTCCTCCGATAAGGCTGCCGAGCTGGGCAAGGGCGGAGCCGGTCAGCGCGTCATTCTGGTGCGCGCCGACACCAACCCCGATGACCTCAAGGGAATGCTGGCCGCCCAGGGTGTCCTGACCGAGCGCGGTGGGATGACCTCCCACGCCGCTCTCGTGGCCCGTGGCTTTGGTATCCCGACGGTCGCGGGGTGTTCTGAGATCGCGGTCTCGGAGACATCGTTTATTGTCCATGCCACCGGGCAGGTCATTAAAGAGGGCGATTTTATCTCCCTCAACGGTGCCGCCGGTGAGGTGATCGAGGGCCAGGTTCCGGTCGAAGAGGCCAAGATGACCGGCGACTTCGGCGAGTTCCTGGGCTGGGCCGATGAGTTCCGCGGCAAGTTCGGTGTCCGCGCCAACTCCGATACCCCCGCCGATACCGAGCTTGCTATCAAGCTGGGCGCCGAGGGAATCGGGCTGTGCCGCACCGAGCACATGTTCTTCGAGGGCGAGCGTCGCCCTGTGGTCCAGCGCATGATCCTTGCCAAGAACGATGCCGAGCGCCAGAAGGCTCTCGACGATCTCTTGGTGTTCCAGCGCGAGGACTTCAAGGGCATCTTTGAGGCGCTCGGTGGCCGCCCGGCGACCATCCGCTTGATCGACCCGCCGCTCCATGAGTTCCTGCCCCACGCGGGTGAGGTCGCCGCCGAGCTGCGCGAGCTGCTCAACCGTGGCGCAACCGGCGCGACCGTGGCGGAGAAGGCTACCCTGCTGGCCGCGATTGAGTCGATGCACGAGATCAACCCCATGATGGGCCTCCGTGGCGTCCGCCTCTCGATCTACATGCCGCAGATTGTCGAGATGCAGACCCGCGCTATCCTTGAGGGAGCCGCGGCGGTGATCAAGGCGGGCGGCCAGGCTGTCCCCGAGATCATGATCCCGCTGGTCGGGCATGTCAATGAGCTGAAGTTCGTGAAGGATCGCCTGGAAGCCACCGCGCAGAAGGTTGTCGCCGAGCAGGGAGTCGAGATTCCCTACCAGTTCGGGACGATGATCGAGGTGCCGCGTGGCGCTCTGACCGCCGATGAGATCGCGGTCGAGGCGAGCTTCTTTAGCTTCGGAACCAACGACCTGACCCAGATGACCTTTGGGTTCAGCCGCGATGACTCCGATAAGTTCCTGCGCCCGTATGTCGAGCACAAGATCCTGCCCGGCGACCCGTTCGAGTCGATCGACCAGACCGGTGTCGGTGAGCTGATGAAGATCGCGATTGCCAAGGGGCGGTCGGTGCGGCCTGACATCAAGCTGGGAATCTGTGGCGAGCACGGCGGCGAGCCGACCTCGGTTCAGTTCTGCTACAAGATCGGCCTGAACTACGTCAGCTGCTCCCCGTACCGCGTCCCCATCGCCCGCCTAGCCGCTGCACAAGCCGCACTCGGCAAGGGCGTCAGCGACAAGTAG
- a CDS encoding type II secretion system F family protein, whose translation MPIFRYEAHEPTGRVLRGAMDAQSPQEVEARLAGKGYTQVVVQSSVHAPAPTSGGAEVSGITPAAKAEDLGLFFRQLGALLHAGMTPGAALANLAPRTANPALKAAGLEMARSVSNGISWATELARTNGLIPEHMVGLVAAGEAGGFLPFSCEEAALSAEQDAALRQGLGWVRFLIWQSVWSILLFQPLFPSIDTKHFEDIKGHALTYLKWQAFLCVPLGIALHLGAYLGGKWWASPAGAHTRDSLSLRIPVMAKLHRARALASFTRVLSRLLRAGVDSSTAYEAAARSAPNSVLRAQLLRGLPEIRAARGLDAAILATGLMDHDPIQLLVTGQQTGQLTETLDQVTALYQEEAARATDQARKAQKQLAGIITLVSMGYVTILATYYIMKMSFQVADGIAPE comes from the coding sequence ATGCCCATCTTTCGCTACGAAGCCCACGAGCCCACCGGCCGCGTCCTACGCGGCGCGATGGACGCCCAGAGCCCACAGGAGGTCGAGGCGCGTCTCGCGGGCAAGGGCTACACCCAGGTTGTCGTGCAGAGCAGCGTACACGCCCCCGCCCCCACAAGTGGGGGAGCCGAGGTGTCGGGAATCACGCCGGCTGCCAAGGCCGAGGACCTGGGGCTGTTCTTTCGCCAGCTCGGCGCGCTGCTCCATGCAGGGATGACTCCGGGGGCGGCACTCGCTAACCTCGCGCCCCGCACGGCCAACCCGGCACTCAAGGCGGCGGGGCTGGAGATGGCACGCAGTGTCTCCAACGGGATCTCCTGGGCCACCGAGCTCGCCCGCACCAACGGCCTGATCCCCGAGCACATGGTCGGGCTGGTCGCGGCGGGAGAGGCGGGTGGCTTCTTGCCCTTCTCCTGCGAGGAAGCGGCCCTGAGTGCGGAGCAAGACGCCGCCCTGCGCCAGGGGCTCGGCTGGGTGCGCTTTTTGATCTGGCAGAGTGTCTGGTCGATCTTGCTCTTTCAGCCGCTCTTTCCCAGTATCGACACGAAGCACTTCGAGGACATCAAGGGCCACGCGCTGACCTACCTCAAGTGGCAGGCCTTTCTCTGTGTCCCACTGGGGATCGCGCTGCACCTCGGGGCCTACCTCGGGGGCAAGTGGTGGGCCAGCCCCGCCGGTGCCCACACCCGGGACTCCCTCTCACTACGGATTCCCGTGATGGCCAAGCTCCACCGCGCCCGCGCCCTTGCCAGCTTCACCCGCGTGCTCTCGCGCCTGCTCCGCGCCGGCGTGGACTCGTCCACGGCGTATGAAGCCGCCGCCCGCTCGGCCCCCAACTCGGTCCTGCGTGCCCAGCTCCTGCGTGGCCTCCCCGAGATTCGCGCCGCACGGGGCCTCGATGCCGCCATCCTCGCCACGGGCCTGATGGACCACGACCCGATCCAGCTCCTGGTCACCGGCCAGCAGACCGGCCAGCTCACCGAGACCCTGGACCAAGTGACCGCGCTCTACCAAGAGGAGGCCGCCCGCGCCACCGACCAGGCGCGCAAGGCCCAGAAACAGCTGGCCGGGATCATCACGCTTGTCTCCATGGGCTATGTCACGATCCTGGCGACCTATTACATAATGAAGATGAGCTTCCAGGTCGCCGATGGAATCGCGCCCGAGTAA
- a CDS encoding type II secretion system F family protein, which yields MPTYSYHAKDNEGRQISGLIEAVNPSLAAASLREQGLFPSKIEQAPPGTTYDHSLPPTPNPQRPLSPDRPTRVDPAPFMVAVPLSELAMFYRQFATLLRSGVPLLQSLHALENQTKNTRLKQILRECQAAIASGAPLSRVMDNYPAVFTAMQVELVRAGETGGMLEAMCNRLADYLEREIEIRRKLSRETLYPKIVLSLAGLVYLIIKWTQAGMGASGSAVVAAKVQFAVIVAVTLAGLWWLGRFLNQFPAFGAAWDNFKMFIPGVGGVARRYATARFCRALGALFAGGINIVRAVEIAGRACGNRAIAQAMLDGVPLLMSGQGIGAVLAQSGVLSPIAVQMARTGEATGSLDDMLARVADFLESEADMKAHRLATVLGVVAILVAAVVVLMIAIQAYMGVANQAMSAGDGGGGD from the coding sequence ATGCCAACGTACTCCTACCACGCCAAAGACAACGAAGGTCGCCAGATCTCCGGGCTGATCGAGGCTGTCAACCCCAGCCTCGCTGCCGCCTCGCTCCGGGAGCAGGGACTCTTTCCCAGCAAGATCGAACAGGCTCCCCCCGGCACGACCTACGACCACTCGCTCCCCCCGACCCCCAATCCGCAGCGCCCTCTCTCCCCGGACCGGCCAACGCGCGTGGACCCCGCCCCGTTCATGGTGGCGGTCCCCCTCTCCGAGCTGGCGATGTTCTACCGGCAGTTTGCCACCCTCCTGCGCTCCGGGGTCCCGCTCTTGCAGTCGCTCCATGCGCTGGAGAACCAGACCAAGAACACGCGCCTCAAGCAGATCCTGCGCGAGTGCCAGGCCGCGATCGCCAGCGGTGCCCCGCTCTCCCGGGTGATGGACAACTACCCCGCGGTCTTTACGGCGATGCAGGTAGAGCTGGTCCGCGCCGGGGAGACCGGCGGCATGCTGGAGGCGATGTGCAACCGCCTCGCCGACTATTTAGAGCGCGAGATCGAGATCCGGCGCAAGCTCTCCCGCGAGACCCTCTACCCCAAGATCGTGCTCTCGCTCGCCGGGCTTGTCTACCTGATTATCAAGTGGACCCAAGCCGGTATGGGGGCGTCGGGGTCGGCGGTCGTGGCGGCAAAGGTGCAGTTTGCGGTGATTGTCGCGGTGACCCTCGCGGGGCTGTGGTGGCTGGGGCGCTTCCTGAACCAGTTTCCGGCCTTTGGCGCGGCGTGGGACAACTTCAAGATGTTTATCCCCGGTGTGGGAGGAGTCGCACGGCGCTACGCCACGGCCCGCTTCTGCCGTGCACTCGGGGCGCTGTTTGCAGGCGGCATTAATATTGTCCGTGCGGTCGAGATCGCGGGCCGCGCCTGTGGCAACCGGGCGATCGCCCAGGCGATGCTCGACGGGGTCCCGCTGCTGATGTCGGGCCAGGGAATCGGGGCGGTGCTGGCGCAGTCGGGCGTGCTCTCTCCCATCGCGGTGCAGATGGCGCGCACAGGCGAGGCGACGGGCAGCCTCGACGACATGCTGGCCCGTGTCGCGGACTTTCTGGAGTCCGAAGCAGATATGAAGGCCCACCGCCTGGCAACGGTACTAGGGGTGGTGGCGATCTTAGTGGCCGCGGTGGTGGTGCTGATGATCGCGATCCAGGCCTACATGGGAGTCGCAAATCAGGCGATGAGTGCGGGCGACGGGGGCGGGGGAGATTAG
- a CDS encoding HEAT repeat domain-containing protein, giving the protein MTTTQRQQFFTDGYVSLHPELPAALHARIRERLAFVLKQEFNPGNNILPAVPELQQVLDSPELVAALTEVLGEGYVLHPHRFCHNNEPAQQTDDGLKAGAGTHAYIGWHQDSHSPLARPRHHACRYAMVLYYPQDTPKELGPTQLIPGTQFHRTLTEADYARGFQAAGPAGTCTLVHFDIAHGGSLNLTDQTRYMVKLVFVRTQEPESFDLPTQPAPEPSEIPSLIAALNGPHPARLQAIYALAAAGEPAVAPLCDALASRTESGWHEGAVVMDDTAYALAALGTPALPGLLALLESPSEWVQMNAIFALGEQGRKARAAAPALLEKLSHPSHAIVRTALDALGQVGAEEAALLPELRRLLLTDNAVWQEPLYRTWTGENQVRVNAIMALLKLGWHSDAVIDLVIAALNDPCGYVGGFGLEILERSGKPEALRTALHYLKAHRWDNTLGKGVRTY; this is encoded by the coding sequence ATGACGACCACGCAGCGCCAGCAGTTCTTCACCGACGGCTATGTCAGCCTCCACCCCGAGCTTCCCGCCGCGCTCCACGCCCGCATCCGGGAGCGCCTCGCCTTCGTCCTCAAGCAGGAGTTCAATCCGGGCAACAATATCCTTCCCGCGGTCCCCGAGCTCCAGCAGGTCCTGGACTCCCCCGAGCTTGTCGCCGCCCTGACCGAGGTGCTGGGCGAGGGCTATGTCCTGCACCCCCACCGCTTCTGTCACAACAACGAGCCCGCACAGCAGACCGACGACGGCCTGAAGGCGGGCGCAGGCACCCATGCCTATATCGGGTGGCACCAGGACTCCCACAGCCCCCTTGCGCGCCCGCGGCACCACGCCTGCCGCTATGCCATGGTGCTCTACTACCCCCAGGACACGCCCAAGGAGCTTGGGCCGACCCAGCTGATCCCCGGCACCCAGTTCCACCGCACCCTCACCGAGGCCGACTACGCGCGCGGCTTCCAGGCGGCGGGACCTGCGGGAACCTGCACGCTGGTGCACTTCGATATCGCCCACGGCGGCTCCCTCAACCTCACCGACCAGACCCGCTACATGGTGAAGCTTGTCTTTGTGCGCACCCAGGAGCCGGAGTCCTTTGACCTGCCGACCCAGCCCGCACCGGAGCCGTCGGAGATACCAAGCCTCATCGCCGCGCTCAATGGCCCCCACCCGGCACGCCTTCAGGCGATCTACGCCCTCGCCGCCGCGGGGGAGCCCGCGGTCGCGCCGCTCTGCGATGCCCTAGCAAGTCGCACGGAGAGTGGCTGGCACGAGGGCGCGGTGGTCATGGACGATACCGCCTATGCCCTCGCCGCGCTGGGGACGCCGGCCCTTCCTGGGCTACTCGCGCTCCTGGAGAGCCCGTCGGAGTGGGTACAGATGAACGCGATCTTTGCCCTGGGCGAGCAAGGCAGGAAGGCACGTGCCGCCGCGCCCGCTCTCCTCGAGAAGCTCTCGCATCCGTCGCACGCCATTGTCCGCACCGCTCTCGATGCCCTGGGGCAGGTCGGTGCCGAGGAAGCGGCCCTCCTCCCTGAGCTGCGTCGCCTGCTCCTCACCGACAACGCCGTGTGGCAGGAGCCGCTCTACCGCACGTGGACCGGGGAGAACCAAGTGCGGGTCAATGCGATCATGGCCCTGCTCAAGCTCGGCTGGCACTCCGATGCCGTCATTGACTTGGTCATCGCGGCCCTGAACGACCCCTGCGGCTATGTCGGCGGCTTTGGGCTCGAGATTCTGGAGCGCTCCGGGAAGCCCGAAGCGCTCCGCACGGCGCTGCACTACCTCAAGGCACACCGCTGGGACAACACACTCGGCAAGGGAGTCCGAACCTACTGA
- a CDS encoding MFS transporter: MEHPAVRKAALRLIPFLFFLYVIAYIDRVNVSFAKLEMKDVSWFSEAIFASGAGIFFFGYFLFEVPSNLILRKVGARMWITRIMITWGLISALMALSSSAVTFYFFRFMLGVAEAGFFPGVLLYLTFWFTRKERARVIALFMTANAVALTFGGPLSGWILDKAKALPAMQPWQWLFVLEGVPAMLIGFVVLAYLPNGPKDAKWLTQEEREVIEERLRVEELEFGKPVSVADSHDNAVLLKLVKDSRVWMWCGVYFLLVFGMYGITMWLPQLLKTMSGGDNTRVGQLTAIPYFTAGVAMVVNAWHSDKTNERRWHIAVPAVIGSVGLALSGQAFMPLWGSLVCLSVAAAGMWSTLGPFWAVPPQFLRGVYVAAGLAMINSVGNLAGFAGPKLFGQVKAGSDSFLSSLLLLAGFVLAGGLFAGVVVPLLARRSAETEDQ, encoded by the coding sequence ATGGAACACCCTGCTGTCAGGAAAGCCGCGCTGCGCCTGATTCCCTTTCTCTTCTTTCTCTACGTGATTGCCTACATCGACCGGGTCAATGTTAGCTTTGCCAAGCTAGAGATGAAGGATGTCTCTTGGTTTAGTGAGGCGATCTTTGCCAGTGGGGCGGGGATCTTCTTCTTTGGGTACTTTCTCTTTGAAGTCCCCTCGAACCTGATCCTGCGCAAGGTTGGGGCGCGGATGTGGATCACCCGGATCATGATTACCTGGGGGCTGATCTCCGCCCTCATGGCGCTCTCCAGCAGTGCGGTGACCTTCTACTTCTTCCGGTTTATGCTGGGGGTCGCCGAGGCGGGCTTCTTCCCAGGGGTCTTGCTCTACCTAACCTTCTGGTTCACGCGGAAAGAGCGGGCGCGGGTGATCGCACTATTCATGACCGCAAACGCGGTCGCGCTGACCTTTGGCGGGCCGCTCTCGGGCTGGATCCTCGACAAGGCGAAGGCGCTCCCGGCTATGCAGCCCTGGCAGTGGCTCTTTGTTTTGGAGGGGGTCCCCGCGATGCTGATTGGCTTTGTGGTGCTGGCGTACCTGCCCAATGGCCCCAAGGATGCGAAGTGGCTCACCCAAGAGGAGCGCGAGGTCATTGAGGAGCGTCTGCGCGTGGAGGAGCTGGAGTTTGGCAAGCCGGTCTCGGTGGCGGATAGCCACGACAACGCGGTGCTCCTCAAGCTGGTAAAAGACTCGCGTGTCTGGATGTGGTGTGGGGTCTACTTCCTGCTGGTCTTTGGGATGTACGGGATCACGATGTGGCTCCCCCAGCTCCTCAAGACCATGAGTGGCGGCGACAATACCCGTGTCGGGCAGCTCACCGCGATCCCGTACTTCACGGCGGGGGTCGCGATGGTGGTCAATGCCTGGCACTCCGACAAGACCAACGAGCGGCGCTGGCATATCGCGGTTCCTGCGGTGATTGGCTCGGTCGGGCTGGCGCTCTCAGGGCAGGCGTTCATGCCGCTGTGGGGCTCGCTGGTCTGCCTCTCGGTGGCGGCGGCGGGGATGTGGTCGACTCTGGGACCGTTCTGGGCCGTGCCCCCGCAGTTCTTGCGCGGGGTCTATGTCGCGGCCGGCCTGGCGATGATCAACTCCGTGGGGAACCTGGCGGGCTTTGCCGGCCCCAAGCTCTTTGGCCAGGTAAAGGCGGGCTCGGATAGCTTCCTAAGCAGCCTGCTCCTCCTGGCGGGCTTTGTTCTCGCCGGCGGTCTCTTCGCCGGGGTTGTCGTTCCGCTCCTGGCTCGCCGTAGCGCCGAGACCGAGGATCAGTAG
- a CDS encoding DUF1800 domain-containing protein, with protein MKRRALLLGAGLASAALTGCRSEKSGEGPLREALRDLRDPRPRVRTSPRPPLRPIGDAQLLNRAAFGRSLQDLESLERLGKDAWLAEQLKAPTHDDDESLALRWRLNGLEVFRTPAYELRDTPQKMVLEQLSRSAILRATYSKWQLRERLCDFWANHLNIYARKVYSAPHRNNVSAELMYLLPTDLKTVVRANALGRVHDVIGASMKSSAMLGYLDQQVSDARHPNENYARELLELHTLGVDGGYSQRDVMEVARCLTGWTIEDRFLSGRKLTDGLSHRQTGAVYFDPHRHDDGEKVVLGEKIPAGGGESDATRVLEIVLKHPSAARFLSRKLVHYFYGDDAQAEALTAKVGETYTKTDGSIRAMVETLLKSPELEHAPPILKRPFDFTVSALRATNALTDGSQGVQEHLTRMGQPLYEWPMPDGYPEKTQAWTGSLLARWNFANALTSGGVAATQVDQEAASTLLAPLPAFSGKPEERLALALSSPEFQWR; from the coding sequence ATGAAACGACGAGCACTCCTCCTAGGGGCAGGCCTTGCGAGCGCGGCGCTCACGGGCTGCCGTAGCGAAAAATCCGGCGAGGGGCCGCTACGGGAGGCACTGCGGGACCTGCGCGATCCCCGCCCCCGTGTCCGCACGAGCCCTCGCCCCCCGCTCCGCCCGATCGGCGATGCGCAGCTGCTCAACCGCGCCGCGTTTGGGCGGTCGCTACAGGACCTGGAGAGCCTGGAGCGCCTGGGAAAGGACGCCTGGCTCGCCGAGCAGCTCAAGGCCCCCACACACGACGACGACGAGTCGCTGGCGCTACGCTGGCGGCTCAATGGGCTCGAGGTCTTTCGGACGCCCGCCTACGAGCTCCGCGACACGCCGCAGAAGATGGTCCTGGAGCAGCTCTCTCGTAGTGCCATTCTGCGCGCAACCTACTCCAAGTGGCAGCTCCGCGAGCGCCTCTGCGACTTCTGGGCCAACCACCTCAATATCTACGCCCGCAAGGTCTACTCCGCGCCGCACCGCAATAATGTCTCCGCAGAGCTGATGTACCTCCTCCCCACCGATCTCAAGACGGTCGTGCGTGCCAATGCACTGGGAAGAGTCCACGATGTCATCGGGGCGTCGATGAAGTCCTCCGCGATGCTGGGCTACTTGGACCAGCAGGTCAGCGATGCGCGCCACCCCAACGAGAACTACGCCCGCGAGCTTTTGGAGCTGCACACGCTCGGGGTGGACGGCGGCTACTCCCAGCGCGATGTGATGGAGGTCGCCCGCTGCCTGACCGGCTGGACCATCGAGGACCGCTTTCTCTCCGGTCGGAAACTCACCGATGGCCTCTCCCACCGCCAGACCGGCGCGGTCTACTTCGACCCGCACCGCCACGACGACGGCGAGAAAGTGGTGCTGGGCGAGAAGATCCCGGCGGGCGGCGGCGAGAGCGATGCCACCCGCGTGCTGGAGATCGTCCTAAAGCACCCGTCGGCGGCGCGCTTTCTCTCCCGCAAGCTGGTCCACTACTTCTACGGCGACGATGCCCAGGCCGAGGCGCTGACCGCAAAAGTGGGCGAGACCTACACCAAGACCGATGGCTCGATCCGTGCGATGGTGGAGACCCTGCTGAAGTCACCGGAGCTGGAGCACGCCCCGCCGATCCTCAAGCGGCCCTTTGACTTCACGGTCTCCGCGCTCCGCGCCACCAACGCCCTCACCGATGGCAGCCAGGGTGTGCAGGAGCACCTCACTCGTATGGGGCAGCCGCTCTACGAGTGGCCCATGCCCGATGGCTACCCTGAGAAGACCCAGGCCTGGACTGGCTCGCTCCTGGCGCGGTGGAACTTCGCCAACGCGCTCACGTCGGGCGGGGTGGCCGCAACCCAGGTCGACCAAGAGGCGGCTAGCACCCTGCTCGCGCCCCTCCCCGCGTTTTCCGGCAAGCCCGAGGAGCGCCTCGCCCTCGCGCTTTCCTCACCCGAGTTTCAGTGGAGATAG